AAAGCACTATTTCTCTATTAAATGGATATATTTTTCTCTCAATTTTGGCCATTAATTAAAGCAATTCAGCATTACAGTAGAATTGAAAGCTATCAATTTAGACAtttaataagctttaaaaatataaccacttttaatttaagtgaacttaaaacaatcttaACATAAACCCATTGTAATAAAGGTCACATTTAGCTATGTGACTTTAATTTATCAGGGCTGAACGCTAAGGTTATTTTCTATTGGTTCCGATTTTTACCTGCCCTGctaaaatgcacacacaaaaaaagtcagCCTATTGTTTTCgttgtttttgacccatgtaaCCTTGTAAACAGTGCTTTAAGATTTTCAAGTCTAACTGGCAGCTTTACAGAAACTGAATCAtcaaaaaatgacaaatggtGGTACAGTAGAGTGTCAGTGGTGTTTGGATACAGTGATGGATGAGAGGCGTGGCCATCCGATGCGCGTCACTGTGGCTCCATAAAGCAGGGACGGACCATGCATCTCCAGCACTTTTGAGCAGCCGGGCAGACGCTGTAAGCAGAGATAGACATCTGATGAACATCTGAACAGCTCAAGGTAATTTGCTGACTTATTTGGCAATTCCAGTGCGCCCTGTTCTGTTATGATAATTATATCCTGTGGACTATTACTTTACATaacttatttgaaaataatttgcAACTTAATGATTTGCTGGAATTTGAAGCAATAGATTGAGAAATCATCTGTTGCATCATCTGTTCTGTAATGCATGTGAAGTAAAAGCAAGGTCATAGAAACTTTATGCTTTTTATTAGAATATGACATATATAATCACGCTGTCATCAGCTTATCGTGTTCATTTGTGAACGAACACTATGCACGAGACTGTTCTCGCTTACTGAAAACATTTCTAAGTGATTTTGGTCAATGTAAAGTCATATTGTCCTGTATTTGTCTGTTACAGGTTGACACTGCGCGAGCTGAAGGTGAAAACAGGTAGgttgcatcatcatcatcatattgAAGTCTGTAAGAAAAACTCCTGTGAATCGACTCACTGATACTGGCTGACATGAGACAAAACATGTCCCATGATATTAGCATTTAAAACAGCAACATTTCcacattaaaatgaatcagATGATCACTAGAATGTTCTTGACgtatatgtgtttatatatttatatttgaaatgatcgtttactataaataaattaaatcaaggctttacatgaattaaaatgtaaaaaaccacaaaaaaaacagaataggtaggctatattttaaagaaaaagattttttttatatatatatatatatatatatatatatatatatatatatatatatatataatatatatatatatatatatataattaataaagtttattcactatagtttaaaaatggtaataaaatatgacaaggtcagaaaaaatttaaaaataatcttaattatgtcttaattattgggtatatgtcacagtttactttatttttctatcctcacttacattaATGagctatagtgtcctgcacccactagtaaaaatatatcaaatattatcaaaaatgtctgaataatttttgatttgactatatatatatatatattactgtaaGCTCTGTTAACCATATTTTCTAACTGCCTTGACAATTCAAAAGATAATTGCATTATTAGAAAATCAGATTGAAACCATAACATAGTCTCAGTTCATTCATtcaatatttttctatttttaataatattttaataatattaggGTTAAAGTTTTAtctacagttgtggccagaattattggtgtaatgtgttttggagaaaaacatttatttcataatgagttTTTCCTCCAATTTCAATTCTtgtccttcaatgaaaggttagattttcgctaattttatgaattaaagatcaaaaggataaacaatgcagatttatttttatagtcatttttgatcatatttaccaagggtgcaaataattctgaccacaactTCAGTCTACTTCACTGTTTTTCCTTCCTGCTTTTACTAGCTGCTGCTTTTACATTTCTTTTGTCTGCTTGAAGATGTGGCATAAATGCATTGCTCTTTTCTTCCGCAGAGGAGGAGCAAAAAGAACATAAGACGGAGAAGAAAAAGACATCTGTGCTGTTCACCCCTCTTGTCCATGATGCGGGACTCTGTCTTCAACTGCTGCGTTTCCCCACCCCATCCCCCTGGAGGAGTGGAGGAGCACCACCAACAGAGAAGCAGAGCTCAGGCTCCGCCCCCTAACGATATGCGTTTCCTTATATTCTTTGACTTTGACGAGACCTTGGTGGATGAGTGCAGCGATGACTCTATGGTTACCGTGGCGCCTGGTGGAGCCCTGCCCGGCTGGTTGAAGGACACCTACCGTCCCGGCCGCTATAATGAGTACATGCAGCGTGTGCTGGCCTACCTTGCTGAACAGGGCATCACCCCGGCAGCTATTCGAAGCACAGTGGAAAAGCTCCCTCCTTGCCCAGGCATCCCCACTTTGATGCATTTCCTGCTCTCCCAGCCATCAAGGGACTTTGAAGTCGTTTGTGTGTCTGACGCCAATAGCGTCTTCATCGAGACGTGGCTGCAGCACCTCGGCTTCCGCCCACTGTTTCTGCGCATTTTCACCAACCCGGCTCACTTTGATGACAAAGGCCAGTTGCAGCTTCAGCCCTTCCACTCCCATGAGTGCCTGCGGTGCCCAGCAAACATGTGCAAGGCAGTGGTGGTAAGGCAGTATGTGGCCCAGCGCATGCATGAGAGAGGCGGACGGCCCTACCAGAAGGTTCTGTACGTAGGCGATGGGGCCAATGACTTTTGCCCATCACTCACACTGTCACCGGGCGATATAGCGTTCCCACGCCGGGACTTCCCAATGCATAAACTGATTCGGGAGATGGAGGAAGCCAAACCTGGAGAGTtcaaggccagtgtggtgccCTGGAACAGTGGAGAGGATATCATCAACACCCTGAGGAAGATATTGGAGAGGCCCTAAATAAGGCTCTAAATATGTTCACAGATTTCTTGTTACATTCCAAACTCTTGGCTTTGAGAAATATGTATCAACTCAGTTCTGTTGACTGAAACTGCCAAACCGTTAAGGACCTTTTAATAATAAGAGCCGCAGTTGATGACTGTGTGCGGTTCAGATAACACTACTACTAACTGTACTTTTAAAATGTCAAGCTGCCTAAAAGCTTTGTGCACACCtacagtatattcaaaattacaGATAtgaacataaatatatatatgtatggtTTTAgacttttctttcttctgattGCATTAACATGAACACTGGCCAGTAGAGTTTCTCCCTAAATgcattattactatttttttttatcatactTATGACAAGTTTCTGCCTTGTGGTGTCATTCACACATAAATCCAAATATCTTAGaggcttttgttttttttttgtagtttttaaatatGCGAATCTGAAAGGTGCCATAAGTGATATTTTTGTATGTGAAGAATACTAAAATGATCATCTTCTTAATGAGAAATAACTTCAAATTGTTAGTATTCGCCACTGAAATATTGTACTGTATGCTATGGTTTTTATTAGTAAACTTGAACCCATCCTCTGTTTGCAGGATGTGCTGTAGTTGTTTTAACCTGTGTTTGGTTgtgtgtttgttcctgtttcttATGCAAAGTCTGTGAACTTTGGATGTGAGACTATAGATCTGAGATAAATGAACCTCACCAGCATGGATATAAAGCCATTTACTCGACTCTGTGTCTCAGTTTTAACCCCATCACCCCAACACCTGTCATGTGTCTTACAGGATATCTATagacacaataaaataaaatttcagaATCAACTCAAGTCATGTTGACTTGtgtagcactttttacaatgcatgtttttttatatacagaATCTGACTAAATTGCACAAAAAAATTtggcaaaataaatgtttaagcACTATAAGAAAATGTACAAGCAAACAAATGAACACTGACATTTATTATCCCAGAATTCAGCCTATGTTTGCATTCATTAAGCCGTGATAAAAAGATGGTCACCCTTGTGGTTTTGTCAATTTCTTtgcaaattaaattaataataataataatactgtcTTAAACAGACCAATTATACAATCTATTAAAGCAATGGAAAATTTGTTCACGGTTCCCCTATGTGGTTGATAAGCCCCATTGTCTGTTATCAGTGTCATAAATACTATGGCTGTATAAGCTTCCCCGTGGGCAGCGCAATACATGTGAATTTGTTGACTAAACTGATGGAACCGGCAAATGAGAAACCTTGTTTAGAACCAGGTAAAGTAACCATGACGTTGGTTTCGAGACTTGCATATTAAATCATTTCGTCTCATATAGTTAGCTGTTGTCTATCTCCGCCCAGGCTACGAGTAAAATATGTGACATATCCGTAAAACAGGTCGCACTCTTCCACTGGCAGGCATGGCAGGGGATGGGCGGGGCTGTGTGTACCAACCCAAACATGAAACTTGCAGAGTGTGGTTGTAGCCACTAGGAGGCTGCTCAGGTAGTAGCGGCAGAAGAATTCATCCggttaaaggtggggtaagtaGATTTTGAAAAACGCTGTTGAAcattgaaatcaacccaaacaaacccagccctctcttcattgctccgcctccgaaactcacactccaatcctaaccaccctgctccgagTTGGTCTGGCAGGCGAGGCGAGTAACTCTATACACCTCATTCTCTAGCGATCGTCAGGTGTGCTGTAGTCTAACTGCaaaactctcactatctggccactgttacacatgcaatgagagtggatgtctgtttatcacagatgacgcgcaacaaaatgcttcacgaaaaataaaaCATGGTTGATGAACtaacgacaaggaagcacaaaaaattaatgtacagtacacaagagtaaatacaaagtgttcattgttagtcgtcaacagcacagcagctccagacaatcaaaaaCGTGTTACTCATAAGAGAAGGAATTAAAGCAGCCTCcatgtctgttttcaggccttccctcttagctctctccagcgctggaaagcttttctaatataaagcgcttgcccagtcataaaccttcattccagtgatattcttttgagctcttttgtattgtgtcccatctctctttctgcagtttttttttttttctttttttcaaatctcccAGCAATCGTCATACgcccccctaatgctgattggttagacgtttgttgttggtgtcagccgactaacttccaaacagtgtttttaaaaattttcttctaaaatgagcatttttatcaagctcataagtttaggttcagtaattttgctttaatggcaattaataggtcattttcattgccattaaagtgaaataactgaacataaacatacaagcttgataaaaatgctcattttagaagaaaatttcagatggcacttagaggcttttgcatctgaaatctTCATTTATTCTATTGACAGTGCAGCAATTAAGTATTTTGTGGTTACATAAATCTTGTATATTTATTAAACTAATCGATCAtattaaaatcacatttaaaataaaagaaattttttaaagaaattaagacCAATGTTAGGTTTTTATTTTCGTTTGAAAAAATGTTTCTCTTTTGTTGCTCGAAAACATTTAGTAGAAAGTAGTATTGGACTATGATGATATAATTTATACTAATACATCTcagaatattttgaaaaaattggATGTAGTCTATCATTCTGTTTTACGATTTGTTATACTGGTACAAGTGTCCGTATACATCATTGTAATTTATATGAAATGacaaattggaaaaaaaaacatatgttagtttttattttaaaagcttTAGTGGGTAAATTACCACAGCATATATCTAGTTTGTTGACATATTGCACAAATATttatacagtttttctcagtcgctttggtgcatttctcacatcactctttacatttgcacaacagTTAGTTCAACCTCCACAACATTTAGTCATTTGTGCACATCATAGTAGCAGTTTCTCATTCCTTCgaacaaattgcaaatgcttttGGACATGCATCAATTGCTTTCATACAACTCTCTGCTATTTACAACATTATCATTTGCTTATGTCATGTCAGTCAAAATTAACTATACTTGTGAATGCTGAATAGTCATTCCATATAAAACTAATAGTCCTCATTTCAATGCTTGAGTcattacatacaaaaatgtTGAACTAGTTGTCAAAATCTGTCAAATcttttttcctgaaaatgtCTCCTAAATTGAACAATTTCTCTCAAGTGAATCTCAACTTTTGCTGATGAGAAGGGGTGTGTGAAGCATTAGTTGCAACCAATGATAAACCACTTCTCTACAATCACTGTCAGAGCTGAATCCCATAACCCCCCACTTTACAAGCATATATGAACCAAGCAGGTGTACAATTTCTACAATACTGTGACACAGAAATGGAAGGTCAGCCTCGTGGAAGAGGGGTAAGGGTGCGGGGGGGGGGAAGGGGAAGGATACaaaagaggaagaagaggccAAGTACATAGGCAGATCCCTGATGAAATCAGGGCTACAATTGTGGATCATGTTGTCAATCACGGCCTCACAATGGCTGAGGCTGGTCGAAGGGTGCAGCCAAATGTTGGGAGAACCACTGTAAATTCAATTATTCAAACATTTCGTTGGGAGAACAGGTGTGTATAAATGGACAGTAATTCAGCACTAAACAATCTGCACTACACTACTGTCATTGTGTCATACTTGAAGCTTGCAGTGGGACAAGAACTTGTCACTGTACGTTTTACATTTAGACACACAGCTTTACTGCATCACACATTTAGTGTATTGTAGTGTACAGTAGTGTTACAGTAAAGATTTGCCATATGTACTGCAATATTGTTTACAGTTGTGCACAGCTCTACCCAAAGGGAGTTTATGTTTGTTGCAAATAAGggtgtattttttcttttg
The window above is part of the Chanodichthys erythropterus isolate Z2021 chromosome 3, ASM2448905v1, whole genome shotgun sequence genome. Proteins encoded here:
- the phospho1 gene encoding probable phosphatase phospho1; protein product: MMRDSVFNCCVSPPHPPGGVEEHHQQRSRAQAPPPNDMRFLIFFDFDETLVDECSDDSMVTVAPGGALPGWLKDTYRPGRYNEYMQRVLAYLAEQGITPAAIRSTVEKLPPCPGIPTLMHFLLSQPSRDFEVVCVSDANSVFIETWLQHLGFRPLFLRIFTNPAHFDDKGQLQLQPFHSHECLRCPANMCKAVVVRQYVAQRMHERGGRPYQKVLYVGDGANDFCPSLTLSPGDIAFPRRDFPMHKLIREMEEAKPGEFKASVVPWNSGEDIINTLRKILERP